A section of the Harmonia axyridis chromosome 2, icHarAxyr1.1, whole genome shotgun sequence genome encodes:
- the LOC123674182 gene encoding probable peroxisomal membrane protein PEX13 produces the protein MYKFVFVLALVSCVAAAPGYLLGGYGVPAATSYSSRVDYPSPVVAKTVVAAPVVPAYGLGYGSHYGGHYGGLVYPYGSGSYYGNNLGYGHGLGHGYGYGSLY, from the coding sequence ATGTACAAATTCGTTTTCGTACTCGCTCTTGTTTCTTGTGTAGCTGCTGCTCCTGGATATCTACTGGGAGGTTACGGTGTTCCTGCAGCAACAAGCTATAGCTCAAGAGTCGATTATCCTTCTCCTGTTGTGGCCAAAACTGTAGTAGCTGCTCCTGTCGTTCCTGCTTATGGATTAGGATATGGTAGTCACTATGGAGGTCATTATGGTGGTCTAGTTTATCCCTATGGAAGTGGATCATATTATGGAAATAATTTGGGATATGGACATGGTTTAG